One Triticum dicoccoides isolate Atlit2015 ecotype Zavitan chromosome 5B, WEW_v2.0, whole genome shotgun sequence genomic window carries:
- the LOC119310030 gene encoding uncharacterized protein LOC119310030, protein MEDPSSVDTIFNFWGLPIHPTNLDLRSLVFQVLPQLLGLSPPSSLNILKTPPLLIEATLPELPEDILMRIFATLEIPDLIRAGAVCTFWRSAYTSLRKLGKHKQPQTPCLFYTSESSSDNVACLYSLVEKRVYRLTLPEPPLHTRFLIGSSLGLLVTVDERSEMHLVNPITGQQIALPPVTTMQHVKPICDDSGAVHKYAYSRHTAKQVICPPKIIAPAALREVFHQKALLFYETPTGSYIVVLIHMPFGQLSFARVGDDKWTWLPPHTDYFDCTYKDGLLYAATLLGEVHTFDLSGPAVTMNTIMGVDDDDLEIQGAYILEAPWGGLLLVWRLKVYSGNQDDISSLTLHTKGIKIHEVDVAAKKLVEIDCLHGHVLFLGHNQSLCLSTKECPALKENRLYFTDDNEYITVHKDNRRDIGLLRLDNNSWESLVFPQLWSNWPAPVWITPNLTMMKLSLNN, encoded by the coding sequence ATGGAAGACCCTAGTAGTGTGGACACGATATTCAACTTCTGGGGGCTCCCTATACACCCCACAAATTTGGATTTGCGCTCCCTGGTCTTCCAAGTTTTACCTCAGCTGCTGGGTCTCTCTCCTCCCAGCTCACTGAATATTCTCAAGACACCACCACTACTGATAGAGGCTACACTCCCGGAGCTACCAGAGGACATCTTGATGCGCATCTTTGCCACCCTTGAGATCCCTGACCTCATACGTGCCGGCGCTGTCTGCACCTTTTGGCGCTCTGCCTACACCTCCCTGCGCAAACTCGGCAAGCACAAGCAGCCCCAGACGCCGTGCCTGTTCTACACCTCTGAATCTTCCAGCGACAATGTTGCGTGTCTCTACAGCCTCGTGGAGAAGAGGGTTTACAGGCTAACTCTCCCGGAACCGCCTCTCCACACTAGGTTTCTGATTGGGTCCTCTCTCGGCTTGCTGGTCACCGTCGATGAGAGATCTGAAATGCACCTCGTCAATCCGATCACTGGTCAACAGATTGCTCTCCCTCCTGTGACCACGATGCAGCACGTGAAGCCCATTTGTGATGACTCGGGTGCTGTCCACAAGTATGCATACTCAAGGCACACGGCAAAGCAAGTTATCTGCCCTCCAAAGATAATTGCTCCAGCTGCCCTGCGGGAAGTCTTCCATCAGAAGGCTCTTTTGTTTTATGAAACACCCACAGGGAGCTACATAGTGGTGCTCATCCACATGCCGTTTGGTCAGCTATCCTTTGCAAGGGTAGGGGACGATAAGTGGACCTGGCTGCCACCTCACACTGATTATTTTGACTGCACCTACAAGGATGGCCTACTGTATGCAGCGACTCTACTGGGAGAAGTTCACACCTTTGATCTTAGTGGGCCTGCTGTTACAATGAACACTATTATGGGTGTGGATGATGACGATTTAGAAATTCAGGGAGCATACATTCTTGAAGCTCCATGGGGTGGTTTGCTGCTTGTTTGGAGATTGAAAGTGTATAGTGGTAATCAGGATGATATTTCATCACTTACGCTGCACACCAAGGGAATTAAAATACATGAAGTTGATGTTGCTGCCAAGAAGCTTGTGGAAATTGATTGCTTGCATGGCCATGTGCTGTTTCTTGGTCATAACCAGTCACTCTGTCTCAGCACTAAAGAATGCCCTGCTCTCAAGGAAAATCGTCTCTACTTTACTGACGATAATGAGTACATAACTGTACATAAGGATAATCGTCGTGATATAGGACTACTTCGCTTGGATAATAATAGCTGGGAAAGCCTTGTGTTTCCTCAGCTTTGGTCCAACTGGCCTGCTCCTGTGTGGATTACACCCAATCTTACAATGATGAAACTGTCGTTGAATAATTAG